The segment GTAGACGTTTTTATACCTCCACCTGTACCACCAGGTGATGCACCAATAATCATTAGTATTATCAATGCAAACTTACTTATATTTGTCAATTTAGTAAGATCAACAGAATTAAATCCCGCAGTCCTTGCGGAAACCGACTGGAAAAAACCGTCCAACAAGGACATATCATGCTCCAGGATACTTAAAATAACTACCCCAAAAATGATCAAACCAGCTGTGGTAATCAATACGATTTTTGTATGAACCTTTAGACGTTTTAATCGATTTTCTCTTTTTTTAAAATAGTTGTGCAAATCATAAATCACATAAAAACCCAGCCCACCAAATATAATTAATAGCATTATGGTAACTTTTATTAACCAGTTCATACCAATAATACTATCATCAAAAGGAGAAAACCCGGCATTACAAAAAGCAGAAACAGAATGAAAGACGCCATAAAAAATAGAAGACAATAGGCTGTGACCATCCATTAAAAAACCAAACGTGAGTAGAATAGCCCCGATTAGTTCTATAAAAAAAGTATATAGCACAATATATTTTAAAACATATTCAGCCTCACTTAAAGCATAGACGTCTATCAAATTGGTAATCACAATTCTACGCTTGAGATCTAATTCCCCTCTTAGGAAAAGCAGTAAAGATGTAGTAAGCACCATAATACCCAATCCTCCGAGCTGAATCAATGTAATAATTACAAATTGCCCCATCAAGGTAAAGTTTGACGTATTCGTAACCACCAGTCCAGTAACACAAACGGCAGAGGTTGAGGTAAAAAGCGCATCAATATAATGCAGACTACCTTTATACATCCCTGGAATCATTAAAGCTACAGATCCTAACACTATAAGAAAAAGAAATGTAGAGGTAAATACAGACCATACATTATTTTTGCTCATAAAAAATTGTATAGTATTTTAAAAAGAACTAGTCAACAAAAAGATACTCTGCCGTCACCCCATTTTTTGCAACCCTAAAATAAGTTCAAGGTTCAAGGTTCAACGTTCAAAGTTTTTAACGTTCTAACGTTCCAACGTTTCAACGTTCCATGTTTTCCCATATATGTATCATCAGGGCAGACACACAGTTTTTTTCTTTATTGTGTAGACTTTTACAAGCATAACTTATTGAAAACACACCATCAAATCATAAAAATGGGATGTAGACAGAAAAGATTTTATTTTTGTTACAATAAAGTGTGACAAAACTAAAACCAGTTAGAAGTTTTAGCATTTCTAACTTTGACTCTTTGATCTAAAATATGTCAGGTTGTTTTAGTTTTCATTTTTAATATACAACAGGACGTAAATAAATCTTTATCATCAAAATAGTATGCCTGCAGGCAAAGCAAAAAGATTTTCACCAAAAGGCAATATCTGAGTACCCATATATAAAACATAGCCTGCTTTGAATTTGGGGTCACTTTTTTTTAGGTATACAATATGTTTGAAATCATTAATAGTTACCGTTTGTGAAAATTTAACCTCAATGGCTATTATACCG is part of the Calditerrivibrio nitroreducens DSM 19672 genome and harbors:
- a CDS encoding TrkH family potassium uptake protein: MSKNNVWSVFTSTFLFLIVLGSVALMIPGMYKGSLHYIDALFTSTSAVCVTGLVVTNTSNFTLMGQFVIITLIQLGGLGIMVLTTSLLLFLRGELDLKRRIVITNLIDVYALSEAEYVLKYIVLYTFFIELIGAILLTFGFLMDGHSLLSSIFYGVFHSVSAFCNAGFSPFDDSIIGMNWLIKVTIMLLIIFGGLGFYVIYDLHNYFKKRENRLKRLKVHTKIVLITTAGLIIFGVVILSILEHDMSLLDGFFQSVSARTAGFNSVDLTKLTNISKFALIILMIIGASPGGTGGGIKTSTFAITLLSIKNILKGDNRITLFNREIHYINILKSFSITAMYIFVLIVATLLMLYFYNYDFMDMLFEVASALGTVGLSLGITMKIGLAGKIILMICMFVGRIGVSALFLSLVGYEHVSNIRYPEEKVILG